The following DNA comes from Papaver somniferum cultivar HN1 chromosome 4, ASM357369v1, whole genome shotgun sequence.
tacgagataccttaatcgaagttttctttatagcttccgatttcgactaacaagtgttggtatacgatcggaaactgaaatctatcaaaacctagggtttatgatcaacaactcttgaatggttttatatcagaagttaaaaccttataatatacaagaggtgaaagacctagattacaagttgtataatgaatcatgaagattaaatccaacttggttttgtgatccccaatacaaagacttttatctcactcttgttcacgaagaacagaagacatggaaaacaaccttatgaagcttacataaattttccaaaggggatgagcACTCACGAAgcttttatttatagtgaaaggtaactTGAAAGCTACGCGAaggtattttcctttttcaagactcaattttgggagtctttcctaagttacaactctttccaaaataattaaataaataattaattagaaaatattgtatttatgtgaataaatcacattttaacttaggaaggaatcacaaacactttaatatggtaatcaaatatgtttggagttaTAGCTATATTGCCTACGATAAGGATACATCAAAAATATGACCAAAAATGgtttctagtcacgtaattgggctcaagtccgtgaaccattacaaacagttcatggattgtttcctactaacgaactgtaacaattacaacaacacttataattgttactttaataaatcactcataacttcatcgttataactcggagttgagtgattcttggttcgttgaattcgtaagctcattcactataacatgagaacctttctggggataaaggttattgtcacaaaagtcgcggatcaaataacctcgagtaaatatacataaatgtacatttactgtCATAGTAATTGtttcatagagtgagcatttgtttcgatagattagaaaggtagaattgaccaagaatccaaatgaaataaattatcacatacctttgttgacgAAGTATTTGTTGAtctcttcttgtagtcttcaaacttcatccttcaaggatagcttcgattctacttcttagacttaatctagtccgaaactatctttagtatactaaatcaagaatgcattttggaaactaaaattgacaactaacttgacataccaacgttagtgggttcaaccgagcaatgctctaacaatgttaaCCATCACGAAGGTTACAGGTGCCTAGATGTCTCTATTGGTAAAGTATGTATATCTAGACATATAATTTTTTAAGAAGCTGTATATCCTCTTTGACACAATGTCAATCTTGTATCAAATATTATAAATACTTCTAGGCTCTAGTTCTAGCTCATCAACTGTGTTTACTTCACCCAATCCTCTAATCACTGTTGATAAGGAATAAGAAAAAGAACTGCCCCACCAAATATACTCTATCAGCTACTTTGCTTACATCTCAAAGTCCTTCATTACAAACATGTGTATCTCAACCTTTAAAATGTCCTGAATTGAGACCACCATTACATGTAGAATTCAACGCTTTACAATATGCAGGTACTTGGTCTTTAGTACCTCCTCATCCTTCAAATAATGTTGTAGGTTGCAAATGGGTATTTAGGATCAAGCATAACTCTGATGGATCCATAGAAATTATAAATCTAGGCTTGTTGTAaaaggatttcatcaacaagaaggaattgacTACTATGAAACCTTCAGTCCTATGGATAAACCTACCACTATTAGAATCATCTTATCTCTTGCATTCAATTACAAATGGATGTCAGCCATGCATTCTTGCATGATGAAATATCAGAAGAAGTTTATATGATACAACCTCCAAGTTTCATAGACTCAAAACATCCTGCTTATGTTTGTAAACTTCACAAATCACTATATGGACTGAAGCAAGCCCCTAAGGCCTGGTATGAAAAGTTATAAAATGTTATGCTTTCTTATGGTTTCAAGCCCCCACTTTTTGTTTAAAAGTCGGGCTCCAGGATCACAATTTTTCttgtgtatgttgatgacattctTTTGACTGGTAACTCCAAGTCCTTTTATCAGGAAATCATATCTCAACTGCAAGTACATTTTCCTATAAATGATTGAGGTTCTCTTCACTATTTCTTGGATCTTGAGGTTAAGAGGAATGATAATGGTATTTTTATGTCCCAAACCAAGTATATGCTCTTGACTTGCTAGATTACCAGCAAATTCAGGAACTTTGCTTGCAGATCCTACTTCTTATAGGTCTTTTGTTGGTGCTCTTCAGTATCTTACCTGGACAAGACCTGAAATCAGCTATGTTGTAAATCaagtttatcaacacatgcaGAATCCTACTAGTGACCACCTGATTGTTGCCAAAAGAATTTTGAGATACATTAAGGGAACAATTGACTATGGGATCTTGCTTAATAAAGTTTTGAGTGCAGTTCATGGCTTTAGTGATGTATACAAGGCTGGTGACCCTGATTCAAGAAGAAGTACCGGAGGATACTACATATTTCTTGGCTCAAGTCCCATATCATGGTCAAGTAAAAGACAAGCTTCTGTTGCAAGGTCATCTACTGAAACAAAGTTTAGGAGTTTTGCCGATTCTACCGATGAGGTTCTGTGGGTTTGTAAACTCCTTATAGATTTACATATATTCTTACCTGCCGCTCCTTCTTTACTGCGTGACAATATTAGTGTTATTTCATattcttgtaaccatgttctTCACTCAAGGATGAAGTATTTGGCTACAACTTTATCAGGGAACTGGTGCAATCTAACTAACTTTCAATTTCCTATATTTTTACCATTGATCAGGCTGTAAATATCTTCACAAAAGGATTGTCAAGTCCTATATTTGCTCTTTTAAGGAACAAGCTGATGGTTCTACCACAGTCAGCCCTCATCATCTTGCGGGGGGCTAATAATAGTTAAATTGAATAATTGTTTCTGTTTTCAGTTTAGTGTTTTCACCCCTCTTACATCAGCATGTGTTTTGTCATTCTCTTATTTGTTCAGGTGTAAGTTAGCAGTTTTGACAGCTTATCTAGGGTAGTCAGTTTTACACTCTCAGATATTTAATCTGAATCTGATTTTGTGTCGGTGTGTAAGAGAGAGAGAAGAATAATCTCCTCTCATTTATTTTCTCCATAAAAATGAAAATATGAGGGTACCACAATATCAAactataccttgtgtgattgtctgGACGAggttgagacaatacgacaacaagatatttacttgacaacaGTTACGGTAATAAAACcgattgactattaggatcaatgtcaagtaattaGGATTAACGCACATTAGTATCCTTTACTCAATTATAATATAATTATAatacggaagtaaagtaaataacacacacaagatttttttaacgaggaaaccgcaaatgcataaaaactccgggacctagtccaattttaaatactctcagaattagtCCGCTATAAAAAATGtaatgccaacttcgtatagttgagatcaagtagactacccctagctacttagtttcctcactATCCCTGCGTCCTCGACcttttggtcacgcacgtgaGTCTCAAGACAGAAGTAACTATCTCAAGTTTTTTTACCCAGTAAAGTCTTTATGTACTTAACTCCTTTAGATCGTGTTCCAAACAACAACTGAATGAATCTGTTCGACAACCACTTCAATTATCTTTAATAAAGATATAATTAAGTTGTCAACAAAGGCTCCTATGTTCAATTTAATAAACTCATTTATCTGGTTATATCAATCAAAAACTTGATTTCCGAAATAACAAATTTCCAAATTTGCAATCAATTAATATaaaactcaaagagtaactataaagtgatgtcgatcttatcaactagataatcacaagtctatcaaagataaacaagacctagttggatcccagccgatcaatatgtgtgcacaaaattcacaagatacggaaactaataagaaaatattcttcgtattcaaatcttcaattgtcatcacaataacctgcacaacacaaacttgaatcgtcttgtgatcaatcacacacagaacggagtctgttaacaatggattatcacaagatgtctttagatttacaaatagttctaaagatcccgtcgatactttgatttagtttgagtgatgcccttatgtcagaagagaaggctctcaagaataatcaaattaggtgcaatcgaagtttcaataaccgttagtcaatcaaatcaataatcgaaaactaaaataacaatgaaattatctagttttctaccaatggtactcgtagagattcttgatcccacagaagtctttaaatgagcggttgtaagagatttcgcctaattagggtactttcctctacgtatagacggctccaccaaaaacaacacgaatgaagtttgcctggctcttaggatagtttgcaagaaatgcaaactcaagtatttatagaccaaggttgttttgacaacaaggaaattccaaaaccaataatattctcaatatatgcattaaagtacctaatttcaattttcctatttccaattaaatgtcaaacaatttttccaaaatcTCTGTTAGAAAgtttttattattagtttagcacattaactaataaacctTTTCCAAGGGATATGCTTTAATCGCTGGTAATTAATTTGAAAATCACAATTAATTTTCTTTCAGTATTTCGGTTCGGAATCACCTTGagaatcaaggaatatctttgaacaattaatgataagagccatgtacatgttcaaataatgtcgacatctagaagtttctcttagaaaaccctaattcctaacTCACACACAACATAAAGAGATGTGTGGactttggaaactcggtttttctcttgggatCGGTTATACTATGACTCAAAATataagttgtgatcggttataccatgctccCCAAGATAGGTTGAGACCGGTTACACCATTCTTCCCAATATAGCTTGTTATCGgatacaccttacttcccaaagTAGCTCGTGATCATCTATACCttgcttcccaatgtagcttgtgacggATTACACATTGCTTCCCAATGTAGattgtgaccgattacaccttgatttccaaataagcttgtgaccggttacaccttgctacacactataggttatgaccggttataccttgattctcaaTATAAGTTAAGATAAGTtttaccttgtcatcttgtattggtcatccaaatgatattcaataaaaaccgtaccaacacacttatgatttccctttcgattatgaaacaagttcatacatatacttccttaaaccgaagtaataatacatagtttcctatgatgaaatcgcACATATATCcttcacataatcaagtaactaaatacatataTTATGTttatgtcgtatttacgaagttcaaaagataagtgttatactgtgcaatataattctttgatactttgatcataatgctatgaccaagtctaatcactagagtattatatatacagtttcccatgttatgttttcaatataaagcaacttaaaagatacgttaggaatgtaaacaagatcaagtcaatattattaacctcaagaggaatgatgatgtcttcgttgcagtcattacttcttcacattcttcaggtcatcagagtaatacttgtacgtctcaacattcctagattttctagtctaacctaaacgaagttgactctagtaaaaaaTCAAgggactctagatgagttttgatactaaaatatgacagccaaacttgacataccaacgcttggtgggttcaaaagagcaatgctctaacaaaaagaagaaaatcctCATAGGCAAAGCCCCTATCAAGTCTATGTTCAGTAAGAGGTGGTTCAGACCTTTTGTTGGACCATATGAAAGGACACCCAGTAAAAACAATATCAACCAGTTTCACCTCATTGATTTTATCCTCGAAGTAATTAGCTTCAGCTGAATCAATTGTAGGTGCTGGGTTTTTCAGAATCATTGAGGATGATGTTGAGGTCCGCATTAACCATCCAAGGTAGGTTATTTGAGGAGGCAGTATTTTCTATCTATTTCCAAACCTCACTTTCATAGCCATCTCATATGCGTTGTCATAGTAGCAAATGATGAGCCAAGCAGGGCCATGGGCAGAGGAAACTATGGTATTGATATGGCTTATATATAAGTCAATGATCTCGACAGAGATATTGTCTTTTCGTATCGAATTTAAGTCTTCTGCAGTGCCAATAACCCCACATGGTTCAACAAACCATAAGTTTTGTACATTAACTTCCTTTAATATCATGTTGAttcattctttattttatttaatttaagaAAGAGGTAAGATATCATGATTAGTTTTGTTTACCATATCATTTAGATGTCTCTTGGTATCCTTTGAGCCCATTCCTTGACAGTTCCAAACCAGAGTAAAAAAGAATTGCCAGAAATAGAAAACTACGGGATAACAAAAGATATACATTCTAACTAATTTGCTAATCAGATACAAGGAAACTTAAGTGGTAGAAGAATGAGTAACATTATGGAGACATGgaaaaataaagtgcaaattaACAAGCAAGGTTACATAGTTAAGAGAGGGAGTTACCACAAGGTAGAGTAGAGGACCTACCTGGATACTATTAGCATGTAGCTCTCCTAAGAAATCCCTGCTTTCACGAGATGTCAATTCCATTTGTGTATCCTTACTGGAGGTAGTATCCTTGGTTTTCTTCTAAGTGTCAGGTACTTATGGATAacgaggttttatttttatttttagatcaTTATTACTCAAGCTCTCCTTGGATAGGGCAGAATCATCGTTACTAAAATggtgcattttttttcttttgctcccacaCCTCACTTTTCTTCATTTAAATTTTAGCATCTGTTCTCTCTTTTACCTAAGCTAAGTTGGGAGAGAGCCAGACGGAAAAAGGCTTAGAGGGCTAGTGGCTGGGAAAATATTTGACATTTTGATAATATGTGGGATATCATCCAAGGATTTTCCATGGTCCCTAGCAGCATTTTTAAGATTATCTTATTGGTATAATTCCCCAGCCTTGAAGATCGTTGGGTTATCACCTTTGTTAGTCATGTGTGCCAAGGTTTGCAATATAGTTTGCAAGCTCCATATTTTTAGCATATTTCATTTTGGATTCAAACTTCAAAGCAACATTCTTGTGAGAATAACGCCCGTAAATCAAAGTCTATCCACTTCTAAAAGGATTTGGTGTGGGGGATTGAGTGGTTGGTGTTGGTGATGGGAGTAGTTGGAGTTTGGCTTGGGATTGCACAAATCTGTTTGGGTGATCTAAAATTTGACACACTTTACAAAAAATTTTGTCACTTAGAGCATAAGCAAATTCCAACCAATATGAGACAGTTGGGGTCCAAAAACTCCATTCCAAATCACATCAATAGTGAGCATGACTTCCATGTTATTCTCCTCCCTGTCTCTTCCATATGGCCTTCTGGTCTCTTGGAAAACGCCAACATAACGAAGAATATTTCTGATATTTGGAATGACACGTCTGGTATTTTTTTAACCAAAAACCAAATTTAGGCTTTAGCAAATAGCTATAAAATCAGGTGCCCCCTACAGGTACTCGGACAAATATCATCGGCTTGTCAAACACTTCTCTAGTTCCACATTGCCGCAAGGTGTTATAGTCTTCTTCACTTGTTAACTTTCAGAGTATAAAAGTTTAGATACCCACCTCAATTCTATTGTGCATTTCCCAATTTATGAAGATGCTGCTATAATCCCCTTGAAGGGTGCCATTATCCAAGAAACTGGTCAACAGGTCAAGGAACCCAATCCCTGTCATATGGATAAGCACCCTTTTTTTAATAAGTATATGTTTGATATTTGACCCGGGAGTTTTGCCTTCCGACTTTATTAAGTGTGTATCTTGTAGAGAAAGTGGGAGAAATTTTAGAGGAAGGAGTTACAGATACAGAAAGAGGAAAATATGGGATCGTTTTTTTCATCATTGGTTACTCCGCCTCCTGGTTCAACTTCTGAGTCTTCAAGAGTCCAAGCTTTTCACTCTTCAAGTGAATGGAAAAATCACTTCAACTCTGTCAAAGGCTCTAATCAACTGGTAAAACTAAGACCCCctttgttttctttgattataatttatttttcatagaaATCTGAtctgtttttatgtttttttgtcGGATCAAAGATGGTGATTGATTTCACTGCAACTTGGTGTGGACCGTGTAAATTCATGGCACCAGTCTTCAGTGAATTGTCTGAGAGATTCCCAGACGCCATCTTCGTCAAAATCGATGTTGATGAATTACCAGATGTATCAAGAGAATTTGGGGTACAAGCTATGCCAACCTTTATTCTATTGAAACAAGGTAAAGAAGTTGATAAGATTGTTGGGGCTAAAAAAGATGAACTTGAAAGGAAGGTTGCACTGCACTGTCAAAACTAAGATCTAATTGGAATAATTAGgtcaaataagaaaagaaagaaatcttGGGGTCTGTTTATTTGTTTCATTCCTTCAAACGTAATTGTATTGGTTCTACTACAGTATGGTTTGTTATCTTTAATTTGAtcaatgaaaattttctttcagGATTCCAAAATTTGTTTCTACTGGTATATTTTTACTTATTACAAA
Coding sequences within:
- the LOC113274034 gene encoding thioredoxin H2-2-like: MGSFFSSLVTPPPGSTSESSRVQAFHSSSEWKNHFNSVKGSNQLMVIDFTATWCGPCKFMAPVFSELSERFPDAIFVKIDVDELPDVSREFGVQAMPTFILLKQGKEVDKIVGAKKDELERKVALHCQN